The following proteins are encoded in a genomic region of Flammeovirga pectinis:
- a CDS encoding AMP-dependent synthetase/ligase, with amino-acid sequence MKPTRVFDFIHQQKEIYNSLDICFAKKVDGQWKSYSTDDVLNIVNTLSKGLLNYGFKKGDKIAIISENRPEWNFIDIACAQIGVVVVPIYPTITAADYTFIFNHAEIKVAFIESKTILKKITPILKDLPLLEQIYTFNEIENYSHWKAVLTIQGSTTDDNLRKIKSTISENDLFTIVYTSGTTGQPKGVMLSHKNVTSDAIAASEVLPVEKGNARALSFLPLSHVYERTCLYSYQNWGISIYYADNIAKVAEALQEVKPHVFCTVPRLLEKVYDSIVAKGRDLKGFKKALFFWALNFALAYNPRQKQSLSEKIQHKIADKFIFSKWRAALGGHVMNINVGAAALQPRLSRSFWAAGIRACEGYGMSEASPVVSVNHTNTENMMVGTVGPLLKGIEAKIAEDGEILIKGPNVMMGYYKQPDLTKETIIDGWLHTGDIGELIDNKFLKITDRKKELFKNSGGKYISPQFLENKLKESFFIEQVAVLGNHQKIVAALIVPSFDTLKNWCALHNIEHSDNGSMIKNPEVIKKFKKEINTINKSFASWESVKKFTLLPQEWTVETGEVTPTLKPKRKVINSIYEEQIASMFK; translated from the coding sequence ATGAAGCCTACTAGAGTTTTTGATTTTATACATCAGCAAAAAGAAATATATAATTCTTTGGATATCTGTTTTGCCAAAAAAGTAGACGGCCAATGGAAATCTTATTCTACAGATGATGTTCTCAATATTGTAAATACACTTAGTAAGGGGTTATTAAATTATGGCTTCAAAAAAGGTGATAAAATAGCGATCATATCAGAAAACAGACCTGAATGGAATTTTATTGATATTGCGTGTGCTCAAATTGGTGTTGTTGTAGTACCTATATACCCTACTATAACTGCGGCAGACTATACATTTATATTTAATCACGCAGAAATTAAAGTTGCTTTTATTGAATCGAAAACGATATTAAAGAAAATAACTCCTATTCTAAAAGATCTACCACTATTAGAACAGATTTATACTTTTAACGAAATAGAAAACTACTCACATTGGAAAGCTGTTTTAACTATTCAAGGAAGTACAACTGATGATAATCTTAGAAAAATTAAATCGACCATATCAGAGAACGATTTATTTACCATTGTCTACACATCTGGAACAACGGGACAACCTAAAGGTGTAATGCTCTCGCACAAGAATGTAACTTCTGATGCTATTGCGGCTTCTGAAGTTTTACCCGTAGAAAAAGGAAATGCTAGAGCATTAAGCTTCTTACCGTTATCTCATGTGTATGAACGTACCTGTTTGTATAGTTATCAGAACTGGGGTATCTCTATTTATTATGCTGATAATATTGCCAAAGTTGCTGAAGCACTACAAGAAGTAAAGCCACATGTATTCTGTACTGTGCCTAGATTATTAGAAAAAGTATATGATAGTATTGTTGCAAAGGGTAGAGATTTAAAAGGTTTTAAAAAGGCATTGTTCTTTTGGGCACTTAATTTTGCATTGGCTTATAACCCCCGTCAAAAACAAAGTTTAAGCGAAAAAATACAGCATAAAATTGCCGATAAATTTATCTTCTCTAAATGGAGAGCTGCTTTGGGCGGGCATGTTATGAATATAAATGTTGGAGCGGCTGCATTACAACCAAGATTATCACGTTCATTTTGGGCTGCAGGTATCCGTGCTTGCGAAGGTTACGGAATGTCTGAAGCTTCTCCTGTAGTATCTGTAAACCATACAAACACAGAAAATATGATGGTGGGTACTGTTGGTCCTTTACTAAAAGGTATTGAAGCCAAAATAGCCGAAGATGGTGAAATTCTAATCAAAGGACCTAATGTAATGATGGGGTATTACAAGCAACCTGACCTTACTAAAGAAACTATTATAGATGGATGGTTGCATACAGGTGATATTGGTGAATTAATAGACAATAAATTTCTAAAAATCACGGACCGTAAGAAAGAGTTGTTCAAAAATTCTGGTGGTAAATATATATCTCCACAGTTTTTAGAAAATAAACTAAAAGAATCCTTTTTTATTGAACAGGTAGCCGTTTTAGGTAATCATCAAAAAATTGTAGCGGCCCTTATCGTTCCTAGTTTTGATACTCTTAAAAATTGGTGTGCATTGCATAACATAGAACATTCTGATAACGGTTCTATGATCAAAAACCCTGAAGTAATCAAAAAATTCAAGAAAGAGATTAATACTATTAATAAGAGTTTTGCTAGTTGGGAATCTGTAAAAAAATTCACCTTACTCCCTCAAGAATGGACTGTAGAAACAGGTGAAGTAACACCTACATTAAAACCTAAAAGAAAGGTTATTAATAGTATTTACGAAGAACAAATTGCAAGTATGTTTAAGTAA
- a CDS encoding erythromycin esterase family protein yields MKKLTLLVAVLMLCIYSYAQTAQSLYTFDSLSKENLQPLKELLGDTKYVLLGEPDHFHGNVFTAKIETVKFLHEEMGFDLIAFESGFYDLEKANEEIRKGENAKLAYLKSIFNIWNQSKEFHPFLDYVTENKSTLRVVGFDQQFSGQYAEEFFERDFKSYFSTEEAFKQWLAIITPVLNYEGDDKTEKYEQFKSINERVIQELRNAKTPIKDDLLLTLHHLDRELYNHYINKLYEKDEATFKASDSNLRDEGMGNTFLYLAKKYPSKKIIGWGATAHFSNQIDVLDEQQFKSFKPMGSYIKRALGKEVFILAYTGTINGTVKQQTIEEDFLAQGHKYGFRKVLKEDAKSISLEVDTVAFKGDWTKVVDGFFFLDSLTKDHFSLYDVGEEGTVIEDESYKGIDKTTSFSFQLENEAFVLPTYYLKDKASFEKQSGIIYDQKTKNVIPYANIITTKSKRGSSSNKKGAFTIGVPYKEDSITFSSIGYESITIATSKNDLEIYLTPKVEEMTTLTISSEPLTAKSIMKKVIKNIPKNYTQEAYTRNGVYKGYFTSRKYKKRYYKEESVEEYDKNGYKSVILFPLRYIGFIKTKSAVISEVDSKGIKELKPNTNYKKQIRMYRFNHDPINVRHNNYLNSSNLKHYNFEFTDIEIIDDKEVYVIKFESINLNYKNTIHLNVKSYKGVIYINAEDYAILKIKSTVIEHLEKYNDKGWYKGVEFNELVSFLKYEVTYEQNNDSLYYLKSVIQESNDPIEYDFISYEAYDKEVGKREKEEGKDIRYIY; encoded by the coding sequence ATGAAAAAGCTAACGCTATTGGTAGCAGTCTTAATGCTATGTATCTATTCTTATGCACAAACTGCCCAATCACTCTATACTTTTGATTCACTATCTAAAGAAAATCTTCAACCATTAAAAGAACTATTAGGAGATACTAAGTATGTCCTTTTAGGAGAACCAGATCATTTTCATGGCAATGTATTTACAGCAAAAATTGAAACAGTAAAGTTTTTGCATGAAGAAATGGGGTTCGATTTGATTGCATTTGAGAGTGGCTTTTATGATCTAGAAAAAGCAAATGAGGAAATTAGAAAAGGAGAAAATGCAAAGCTTGCATACCTTAAAAGCATATTTAATATATGGAACCAATCAAAAGAATTTCATCCTTTTTTAGATTATGTAACAGAGAATAAAAGTACGCTTCGAGTAGTTGGTTTTGACCAACAGTTTAGTGGTCAATATGCTGAAGAGTTTTTTGAAAGAGATTTCAAATCCTATTTTTCTACTGAAGAAGCGTTTAAACAATGGTTGGCTATTATAACTCCTGTACTTAATTATGAAGGAGATGATAAAACAGAAAAGTATGAGCAATTTAAAAGTATTAATGAGCGTGTTATACAGGAATTAAGAAATGCTAAAACGCCAATTAAAGATGATTTATTACTCACATTACATCATTTAGATAGAGAGTTATATAACCATTATATCAATAAATTATATGAAAAAGATGAAGCGACTTTTAAGGCATCAGATAGTAATTTAAGAGATGAAGGAATGGGGAATACCTTCTTATATTTAGCAAAAAAATATCCTTCTAAAAAAATTATTGGATGGGGTGCAACTGCTCACTTTTCAAACCAAATAGATGTATTAGACGAACAACAGTTTAAATCATTTAAGCCAATGGGAAGCTATATTAAAAGAGCACTTGGAAAAGAAGTCTTTATTTTAGCCTATACTGGAACTATAAATGGAACAGTAAAACAGCAAACAATAGAAGAAGATTTTTTAGCACAAGGGCATAAATATGGTTTTCGTAAAGTATTAAAAGAAGACGCTAAAAGTATTTCTTTAGAAGTTGATACTGTTGCTTTTAAAGGAGATTGGACAAAAGTTGTAGATGGTTTTTTCTTTTTAGATAGTCTGACTAAAGATCATTTCAGCTTATATGACGTTGGTGAAGAAGGTACTGTAATAGAGGATGAGAGTTATAAAGGAATAGATAAAACAACTAGTTTTTCATTTCAGTTAGAAAATGAAGCGTTTGTACTCCCAACCTATTATTTAAAAGATAAAGCTTCTTTTGAGAAACAATCGGGAATAATTTATGATCAGAAAACAAAAAACGTAATCCCTTACGCAAATATTATTACTACAAAATCTAAAAGAGGATCATCTTCGAACAAAAAAGGAGCCTTTACAATAGGAGTACCATATAAAGAAGATTCTATCACTTTTTCTTCTATTGGTTATGAATCTATTACAATTGCCACTTCAAAAAATGATTTAGAGATCTATTTAACCCCTAAGGTAGAAGAAATGACTACGTTGACAATTTCTAGTGAACCTCTGACTGCAAAGAGTATCATGAAGAAAGTGATAAAGAATATTCCTAAAAATTATACTCAAGAGGCTTATACAAGAAATGGTGTATACAAAGGATATTTTACTAGCCGAAAATATAAAAAAAGATACTATAAGGAAGAAAGTGTAGAAGAATATGATAAAAATGGGTACAAATCTGTTATTCTATTTCCCCTAAGGTACATAGGTTTTATAAAAACAAAATCAGCAGTAATTTCTGAAGTAGATAGCAAAGGAATAAAAGAATTAAAGCCCAATACAAACTATAAAAAGCAAATACGAATGTATAGGTTTAATCATGATCCTATAAACGTAAGGCATAATAATTATTTGAATTCATCTAACCTTAAACACTATAATTTTGAATTTACAGACATTGAAATTATTGATGATAAAGAAGTCTATGTTATTAAATTTGAATCAATAAATTTGAATTATAAAAATACAATTCATTTAAATGTAAAGAGTTATAAAGGAGTTATTTATATAAATGCTGAAGACTATGCAATTTTAAAAATTAAGTCTACCGTTATAGAACATTTAGAGAAGTATAATGACAAAGGGTGGTATAAAGGAGTAGAATTTAATGAACTAGTTTCTTTCCTCAAATATGAGGTTACTTATGAGCAAAATAATGACAGTTTATATTATTTAAAATCAGTAATCCAAGAATCAAATGATCCTATTGAATATGATTTTATATCTTATGAAGCTTATGATAAAGAAGTAGGAAAAAGAGAAAAGGAAGAAGGTAAGGATATAAGATATATTTATTAA
- a CDS encoding arginine deiminase family protein, whose product MKNLEKNIGVDFEYGTLKEVIVGPPNMYMPKKLPAYLKDFLSEDAYQMYEKLAGSTVEKVYPEIHKKQVEQVDAVVELLRSRGVKVHVCEHLTEAEKKFGVNQVDSYQSNTYMRDAMVVIDNNFIETNMFDPGRRRDRFSIRRTLQERLKGSNAKIVAMPEPIIDWDGDSFADGIFLEGGDTFVLGKNILVGNTGNASNTAGIEWLQNYLGEEYNVQEVRLSNNFVHLDCVLSTLRPGLALIVKEAFLDGIPDLIKDWTFVDVSPEDAEKYLATNALVLDNKTVLMSASLGHISKEIRKHNHEVIEMPFDALEWQGGSFRCWHHPLIREVNNN is encoded by the coding sequence ATGAAAAATTTAGAAAAAAACATTGGTGTAGATTTCGAGTATGGAACATTAAAAGAAGTTATTGTAGGGCCTCCAAATATGTATATGCCTAAAAAATTACCTGCTTATTTAAAAGATTTTTTAAGTGAAGATGCTTATCAAATGTATGAGAAATTAGCTGGTAGTACAGTAGAAAAGGTTTATCCTGAAATACATAAAAAACAAGTAGAGCAAGTAGATGCCGTTGTTGAATTACTTAGAAGTAGAGGAGTTAAAGTACATGTCTGTGAACATTTAACAGAAGCTGAGAAAAAATTTGGTGTAAACCAAGTAGATTCCTACCAATCTAATACTTACATGAGAGATGCTATGGTTGTTATTGATAACAACTTTATTGAAACAAACATGTTTGATCCAGGTAGACGTAGAGACCGTTTCTCTATTAGAAGAACATTACAAGAAAGATTAAAAGGTTCTAATGCTAAAATAGTTGCCATGCCAGAACCAATTATTGATTGGGACGGAGATAGCTTTGCTGATGGTATTTTCTTAGAAGGTGGTGACACGTTTGTATTAGGTAAAAACATTTTAGTTGGTAACACTGGTAATGCTAGTAATACAGCAGGTATTGAATGGCTCCAAAATTACCTTGGAGAGGAATATAATGTTCAAGAGGTTAGATTAAGCAATAATTTTGTACACCTAGATTGTGTGTTATCTACTTTAAGACCAGGCCTTGCTTTGATTGTAAAAGAAGCATTTTTAGATGGTATTCCAGACTTAATTAAAGATTGGACATTTGTTGATGTTAGTCCAGAAGATGCTGAAAAATACCTTGCTACAAATGCGTTAGTTCTAGATAACAAAACAGTATTAATGTCTGCTTCACTTGGTCATATTTCTAAAGAAATTAGAAAGCACAATCATGAAGTTATAGAAATGCCTTTTGATGCGTTAGAGTGGCAAGGAGGATCGTTTAGATGCTGGCACCACCCATTAATAAGAGAAGTAAATAATAACTAA
- a CDS encoding BLUF domain-containing protein has translation MFCLCYVSTRNDVLDDNILKDILMHSRAKNINLKLTGLLVLLENKFIQILEGEETDVLSLYSKIKMDHRHKAVQKLYSGYIQERNFKNWAMAFHEIYWEDLKEAGLINNFDNGLPLEDYLEGKNHYIIEFLKSYNGISELQINLPK, from the coding sequence ATGTTTTGTTTATGTTATGTAAGCACACGCAACGATGTGCTTGACGATAATATTTTAAAAGATATTCTAATGCACAGTAGAGCAAAAAATATCAATTTAAAATTAACAGGTCTTTTAGTGCTGTTAGAAAACAAATTTATTCAAATTCTTGAAGGAGAAGAAACTGATGTATTAAGTCTGTATTCAAAAATTAAGATGGACCACAGACATAAAGCTGTTCAAAAATTATACTCAGGATATATTCAAGAACGTAATTTTAAAAATTGGGCAATGGCTTTTCATGAAATCTATTGGGAAGACCTTAAAGAAGCTGGCCTAATAAATAATTTTGACAATGGTTTACCACTAGAAGATTATCTTGAAGGGAAAAATCATTACATTATTGAGTTCCTTAAATCATATAACGGTATTTCAGAGCTTCAAATAAATCTCCCTAAATAA
- a CDS encoding NAD(P)H-dependent oxidoreductase yields MEFIEVAKSRYTTKKYDASKKVSATDLEKLKEILRLSPSSINSQPWKFTIVESQALKDKLAEASYFNAEKVRDGSHLVVFSAVDNVDKFESDINEYLPEGAVGYFNSMLKPQGEDVIKNWFSDQVYLSIGYFLSAVGAMGIDSTPMEGIDRAKYKEILGLEGYQPLVAVMIGYRDDKDGNQPSNNPKSRLDIKDIVEVV; encoded by the coding sequence ATGGAATTTATTGAAGTCGCAAAGTCTAGATATACAACAAAAAAATATGATGCATCTAAAAAGGTAAGTGCTACCGATTTAGAGAAATTAAAAGAGATTTTAAGGTTAAGTCCATCATCTATTAATAGTCAACCTTGGAAATTTACAATTGTAGAAAGCCAAGCGTTAAAAGATAAATTAGCAGAGGCATCTTATTTTAATGCAGAAAAAGTTAGAGACGGTAGTCACTTAGTTGTATTTAGTGCAGTAGACAATGTTGATAAATTTGAAAGTGATATTAACGAGTACCTTCCAGAAGGAGCTGTTGGTTACTTTAATTCAATGTTAAAGCCTCAAGGAGAAGATGTAATTAAAAATTGGTTCTCGGATCAAGTGTATTTGTCTATTGGTTATTTCTTATCTGCAGTAGGAGCTATGGGTATAGATTCAACACCTATGGAAGGAATTGATAGAGCAAAATATAAAGAAATTTTAGGCTTAGAAGGGTATCAACCACTTGTAGCTGTAATGATTGGTTACAGAGATGATAAAGATGGTAACCAACCTTCAAATAACCCTAAATCTAGATTAGATATAAAAGATATTGTTGAAGTGGTTTAA
- a CDS encoding winged helix-turn-helix transcriptional regulator — MFKVEDKVYPCCTSLTMKYIGGKWKTVILIHLKNNTLRYNEIRKTIPTISERTLSLQLKQLEEDGLISRKVIATDKPPLRVEYSMTDFGKTLIPLLDMISSWGEEAIKWDDKIEVVKK, encoded by the coding sequence ATGTTCAAAGTAGAAGATAAAGTTTACCCCTGTTGTACTAGTCTTACAATGAAATATATTGGTGGAAAATGGAAAACCGTCATCTTAATTCATTTAAAAAATAATACACTTAGGTATAATGAAATTAGAAAAACTATTCCGACTATAAGCGAAAGAACTTTAAGTCTGCAGTTAAAACAATTAGAAGAAGATGGCCTTATCAGCAGAAAAGTTATTGCTACTGATAAGCCCCCTTTAAGAGTGGAATATAGTATGACCGATTTTGGAAAAACCTTAATTCCTCTTCTAGATATGATTTCTTCTTGGGGAGAAGAGGCTATTAAATGGGATGATAAAATTGAAGTAGTAAAAAAGTGA
- a CDS encoding LA_2272 family surface repeat-containing protein, with protein sequence MKNLITYLIVFILSSQFLCAQDSLQNKAYQVSFLYPIGTNGTATEYSSDYSFNVLWGINSGINFFELGGISNINKGDVKGGQIAGITNITTGNSKGFICAGISNIASKNMDGLHIAGISNFTKENANGAQISGIANIANKDMNGAQVSLINTVRDKATGAQVGLINTTDSLKGSQVGLINVVTNGAEGTPIGLINIVKGGYYALEVTADATIWGNINFKMGTKKFYTIFKGGYTQYNSKDVYSYGLGFGSMMEVGKRINLSLDLSSNYLAYDGNYEQDLNLLNKADINVHFKLTKNISVFAGPSLNVYISDLKVDGNETTGTLDIPDNSFYDHTNAKGSRTSIWLGANAGLNFSF encoded by the coding sequence ATGAAAAATCTAATCACTTATCTAATCGTTTTCATTTTGAGTAGTCAGTTTCTTTGTGCTCAAGACAGTCTTCAAAACAAAGCATATCAAGTGTCTTTTTTATATCCTATAGGTACTAACGGAACTGCTACAGAATACAGTAGCGACTATTCTTTTAATGTACTATGGGGTATAAATAGTGGTATCAACTTTTTTGAACTTGGCGGTATTTCCAATATTAATAAAGGAGATGTAAAAGGAGGCCAAATTGCTGGTATTACCAATATCACAACAGGAAACTCAAAAGGTTTTATTTGTGCAGGTATAAGTAATATCGCCTCAAAAAATATGGATGGATTGCATATTGCTGGTATAAGCAACTTTACTAAGGAAAATGCAAATGGTGCTCAAATTTCTGGTATTGCAAATATTGCAAATAAAGATATGAACGGAGCTCAAGTCAGTTTAATAAACACTGTTAGAGATAAAGCAACAGGAGCACAAGTAGGTTTAATTAATACTACGGACTCTTTAAAAGGCTCTCAGGTTGGTTTAATTAATGTTGTTACAAATGGTGCTGAAGGAACTCCTATCGGATTAATAAACATAGTAAAAGGTGGTTATTATGCTCTTGAAGTTACTGCTGATGCAACAATTTGGGGAAACATTAACTTTAAGATGGGTACTAAAAAATTCTATACAATTTTTAAAGGAGGATACACGCAGTACAATTCTAAAGATGTGTATAGCTACGGACTTGGATTTGGTTCTATGATGGAAGTAGGAAAACGTATAAACCTATCTCTTGATCTATCTTCTAATTATTTAGCATACGATGGTAATTATGAACAAGATTTAAACCTATTAAATAAAGCTGATATCAATGTCCATTTTAAACTAACTAAGAACATAAGTGTTTTTGCGGGACCTTCTTTAAATGTTTATATCTCAGATTTAAAAGTAGATGGGAATGAAACAACGGGAACGCTAGATATTCCTGACAATTCATTTTACGATCATACAAATGCAAAAGGATCAAGAACTTCTATTTGGCTTGGAGCAAATGCTGGTTTAAACTTCAGTTTCTAG
- a CDS encoding class I SAM-dependent methyltransferase yields MSDFDKKAHWENIYTTKALENVSWYQRIPLTSLDFIDRATLTKDNAIIDIGGGDSFLTDHLLDLSYADLSVLDISKQALLRAQKRLGADKASKVTWIEADASDFQSEKKYDLWHDRAAFHFLTDEIEIANYVKTVKNLVKTDGIIVIGTFSENGPEKCSGIPIKQYSVSELAKVFEKDFELINTQIIDHKTPFDTVQNFSFCCLRKR; encoded by the coding sequence ATGTCGGACTTTGATAAGAAAGCCCACTGGGAGAATATTTATACTACTAAAGCATTAGAAAATGTTAGTTGGTATCAACGAATCCCGCTAACTTCTTTAGATTTTATTGATAGAGCTACACTAACAAAAGATAATGCAATCATTGATATTGGGGGAGGAGATAGCTTCCTTACAGATCATTTACTTGATCTATCTTACGCTGATTTATCTGTTTTAGACATATCTAAACAGGCATTATTAAGAGCACAAAAAAGATTAGGTGCTGATAAAGCATCAAAAGTAACTTGGATTGAGGCTGACGCATCAGATTTTCAATCTGAAAAAAAATATGACCTATGGCATGATAGAGCAGCATTTCATTTTCTAACAGACGAAATTGAAATAGCTAATTATGTAAAAACGGTTAAAAATCTTGTAAAAACTGATGGGATAATAGTTATAGGAACATTTTCTGAAAATGGACCAGAAAAATGTAGTGGTATTCCAATTAAACAATATTCGGTATCAGAATTAGCAAAAGTATTCGAAAAGGATTTTGAGCTAATTAATACACAAATTATAGATCATAAAACACCTTTTGATACAGTTCAGAACTTCTCATTTTGTTGTTTGAGAAAAAGATAA